A window of Cryptomeria japonica chromosome 3, Sugi_1.0, whole genome shotgun sequence contains these coding sequences:
- the LOC131066378 gene encoding protein terminal ear1: MNPAAGRALPSGHLDPCAQEFTPGPYSFLRAPPPPPPPPPPLYYSSYPLDGRAYVQSAPTPGSIPLNPIYNSSELGMAYSVTAIPQVWESALHQSQQQQEEAFRVGVPAAEVGPSPCFTRPYRYNNNINVNCTSNIQNTGMVPRTAVAGNVTGSSPGQFYHCHYQQQPLPFTSTAREHPSRTLLLRAVPLPSELSNADLRQQLERWGPVRALQTDKRQQGFVTVHYYDLRHAKTALSEIQEQHLTEQMRLRQHYTNQLFLQSQGEEEMEADQTPPPPPPPPAGLSRGLIGGKAIWAQYSLPVGLPPGPDRHNQGTLVVFNLDADFDVATLRSIFEAFGAVKELRETPAKRQHKFVEFFDVRDAARALQQMDGQEIGGKRVKIEFSRPGGQTRRRSPPPPPPPFNMNMNMNRPIVRTSPPPPPPPPPTRTRANTINQQHHLPAFLHHPRQQGSYTRWSNANEGDSTWQHTIPDRAGQFINGRGRGRGGGAIGGAGRGSASSKNNNILQNINNCNGGGGGGGGGFFMRRRRGGIGGQQVRSSSSCEAAGNGIGVGGATADASSKNGNHNNNDNNNNASSRLYSSEAGSNFAFDEAKAESNSSDARTTVMIKNIPNKYSQQMLLSMLDQHCMSCNEPITDPNEPLSAYDFVYLPIDFKNKCNLGYAFVNMTTSKATWKLYKAFHMQPWEAFNSRKICEVTYARVQGRVALEEHFRNSKFACDTDEYLPLVFSPPRNGEQLTAPLVMGGHIAPHKTAAASTTTHVEDGWDLNVSSPVTSAAAEPYSTTSKSYDYRNSSHPRGYGGHDTHSIPRRLQQQQSSSSGSCSTSRIGCA, from the exons ATGAATCCAGCGGCTGGTCGCGCCTTACCCTCTGGTCATCTGGACCCATGTGCCCAGGAGTTTACGCCTGGCCCTTATTCGTTTCTGCGCGCTCCGCCTCCCCCTCCGCCCCCCCCACCTCCGCTTTATTACTCTTCCTATCCGCTGGATGGGCGAGCATATGTTCAATCTGCTCCCACCCCGGGTTCGATTCCTCTAAACCCTATTTACAACAGCTCTGAGTTGGGTATGGCCTACAGTGTTACAGCAATTCCGCAGGTGTGGGAGAGTGCGCTTCATCAATCTCAGCAGCAACAGGAAGAGGCATTTAGGGTGGGAGTGCCAGCGGCGGAGGTTGGCCCGAGTCCTTGTTTTACAAGGCCTTACAGGTATAATAACAATATTAATGTCAACTGCACCAGTAACATTCAAAATACTGGTATGGTTCCTCGTACTGCAGTGGCCGGGAACGTCACGGGTTCGAGTCCCGGGCAGTTCTATCATTGCCATTACCAGCAGCAGCCTTTGCCTTTCACATCCACGGCAAGGGAGCATCCCTCTCGAACGCTTCTTCTCCGTGCCGTTCCGCTGCCAAGCGAATTAAGCAACGCAGATTTAAGACAGCAATTGGAAAGATGGGGTCCCGTCCGGGCCCTGCAAACCGATAAGAGGCAGCAAGGGTTCGTCACTGTGCATTATTATGACTTGAGACATGCCAAAACGGCTTTGTCCGAAATCCAGGAGCAGCATTTGACGGAACAAATGAGACTGCGGCAGCACTATACGAACCAGCTGTTTTTGCAATCCCAGGGGGAGGAAGAAATGGAAGCGGATCAAACCCCGCCGCCGCCACCTCCTCCTCCGGCAGGTTTGTCCAGAGGCCTTATCGGAGGGAAGGCAATTTGGGCACAGTATTCGCTTCCCGTTGGGCTTCCCCCTGGTCCAGACAGGCACAACCAGGGCACGCTCGTGGTCTTCAATTTGGATGCGGATTTCGATGTTGCCACTCTCAGATCAATCTTCGAGGCCTTCG GTGCCGTGAAGGAGCTCAGGGAGACGCCAGCTAAGCGGCAGCACAAGTTCGTAGAGTTTTTTGATGTGCGGGACGCTGCGCGTGCGCTCCAACAGATGGATGGTCAGGAGATTGGTGGGAAGCGTGTGAAGATTGAATTCAGCCGACCCGGCGGCCAAACCAGAAGACGTTCTCCGCCTCCACCGCCACCTCCAttcaatatgaatatgaatatgaatagaCCCATTGTCCGCACCTCTCCTCCGCCGCCGCCGCCACCACCACCAACCCGAACCAGAGCCAATACCATCAACCAGCAGCACCATCTCCCCGCATTTCTCCACCATCCACGTCAGCAAGGGTCTTACACCCGCTGGAGCAATGCCAATGAGGGCGATTCCACGTGGCAGCATACAATCCCCGACCGGGCTGGTCAGTTCATTAATGGCAGGGGTAGGGGGAGAGGCGGTGGCGCCATTGGTGGCGCTGGGAGAGGTAGTGCCAGCTCCAAGAATAATAACATTCTCCAGAACATCAACAACTGCAATGGTGGTGGTGGTGGCGGTGGCGGTGGTTTTTTCATGAGGAGAAGGAGAGGAGGAATTGGCGGTCAACAAGTCCGGTCTTCCTCCTCTTGTGAGGCAGCAGGCAATGGCATAGGTGTTGGTGGTGCAACTGCAGATGCATCTTCCAAGAATGGCAATCATAATAACAATGATAATAACAACAACGCCAGTTCAAGATTATACAGCAGTGAGGCTGGTTCGAATTTCGCGTTTGACGAGGCCAAAGCAGAGTCCAATTCCAGCGATGCCAGAACCACCGTCATGATTAAAAACATACCCAATAAGTACAG TCAACAGATGCTTCTATCGATGCTGGATCAGCACTGCATGAGCTGCAACGAGCCAATCACGGACCCCAACGAGCCGTTATCTGCATATGACTTTGTATACTTGCCCATCGATTTCAA AAACAAGTGCAACCTGGGATATGCATTCGTAAACATGACGACGTCCAAAGCCACCTGGAAACTGTACAAGGCGTTTCACATGCAGCCTTGGGAGGCATTCAATTCCCGTAAGATCTGTGAAGTCACTTACGCTCGAGTTCAG GGTCGAGTCGCACTGGAGGAGCATTTCAGGAACTCCAAGTTTGCCTGTGACACTGACGAGTACCTGCCGCTTGTATTCTCGCCGCCGCGTAATGGCGAGCAGCTCACGGCGCCTCTGGTCATGGGAGGCCACATTGCTCCCCATAAAACGGCTGCCGCGTCTACCACCACTCATGTTGAAGATGGCTGGGATTTAAACGTTTCTTCGCCTGTTACAAGTGCTGCCGCTGAGCCCTACTCCACCACTTCTAAGTCGTACGATTATCGAAACAGCAGTCATCCCAGGGGTTATGGTGGCCATGATACGCACAGCATCCCTCGCCGCCTTCAGCAGCAGCAATCCAGCAGCAGCGGTAGTTGTAGCACCAGCAGGATTGGATGCGCataa